From the genome of Halomonas sp. HAL1:
TCGCTGAGGTACTGCCCGACCAGAAAGCGGCAGAGATCCGGCGTCTCCAGGCGGAGGGCAAGCGCGTCGCTTTTGTGGGGGACGGGATCAATGATGCGCCCGCTTTGGCCCAGGCCGACGTGGGCATTGCGATCGGCACTGGCACCGATATTGCCATCGAGTCCGGCGCTGTGGTGCTGATGAGTGGCGATTTGCGAGGCATCGTCAATGCCACGGCGCTCTCCAAGCGTACCCACCGGACCATTATCGGCAATTTCGTTTGGGCCTATGGCTACAACGTAGCGTTGATCCCCGTGGCGGCGGGCGTGCTCTATCCGTTCATCGGCGTATTGCTCAGCCCCATGCTGGCGGCGGCTGCCATGAGTGTTTCCAGTGTCTTTGTACTGACTAACTCGTTGCGGCTACGCCGTTTCACGCCAGATCCCGGCAATGCCACACCACGTCCAAACGAGGCTGTTCATCGCGCCTAAACCAAACACCGTAGTGTTAAAGAGGAATTCAAAATGATGGGAAGTGATAGTTGCATGTGGGGTATGGCGGGGATGGGCCTAATAGCGATCTTGTTGATTATTGCACTGGGGCTTGGTGTTGCTGCGCTTATCAAGTACCTGTTTTTTAATAAGAAGCACTAAAACCAGCCAGTAAATGTGATCGACCTAATCCCTTGGAAAAACAGTAATTGATAAAGAGAGCATTCATGAGGCATATCCTACATTCTACTTATTACCTAGCCGCTGCAGGTCTGTTAGGTCTTATTACGTTGCCTGCGTTGGCGCAGGAAGCAGGAACCGATGCCAATGAGAGTCATCAGGCCGGCATTGCCGCTAATACTGAGTCTCCCTTGCCCAAGACGATTACCGTGTTGGTGGATCAAGGGTTCACATTCCATGGCATCTTCGAAGCGCCTGACGACCTCCAAGGCTATGCCTTGTCTTATGATAATGAGCCTATGGCGGCTTATATTTCTTCCTCTTCCGACTATGCCGTCATTGGTACGTTAATCGACCCCCAGGGCAATGCCGTCATGGAAAGCCAGCTTCAGGCTCTGGTGCTGGAACCCATGCTGGAAGCTGCCTGGAGTGCGTTTGAAAACACTCGTTTTATCTCGGAGGGGAATGATGATGCATCGCATATTGTTTACACACTAACAGACCCCAACTGCCCCTACTGCAACGCACTCTGGAAGAATTCACGCCCGCTAATCGAGCAAGGCGTACTACAGCTTCGTCACGTGCTGGTCGGCGTGCTATCAGAGGACAGTCTTCGCAAAGCTGCCGCAATCCTTGAAGCCGACAATCCGGCTAGCGCTCTCGAAACCCATGAATTGGAATTTCGCAATGGCGGCATAAAACCGGTGGAGCCGTCGGAGGAGAGTCAAGCGCTGCTCAGAAAGCATGCCCAGATCATGCGCGAGGCCGGTGCTACAGGGACGCCGACCAGCTACTACCGTGATGAAGCCGGGAAAGTACAGCGTATCAATGGTGCAGTGTCGACCGACCAGCTTCGCGAAATATTGGGTGTTGAATGATACTCCATCACGGTACAGGGCTGAGATGACATGTCTCCCTGCTCCCCACAACTGAGATGGACATGGCAACCAAGCTTAGTGTAAAGCAAAAGCTCTTTTTGGGGCTCTCTCTACTGATGGGCTTGGCGTCCCTCTATTGGATCCTGATGGAGACCGGCGCCTTGTCGGTCTTGACCGATAAGCAGGCCTTGCGTGAATGGGTTGATGGGTTGGGCGTCTGGGGGCCATTGGCCATCATCTTTATGATGATTACGGCCATTGTCATGAGCCCGATCCCCAGTGGTCCGATTGCCATGGTGGCCGGTGCGATCTACGGCCCAGTTTGGGGAACGGCCTATGTCGTTATCGGTGCCGAAGCCGGCGCTCTGCTCGCTTTCTGCATTGCTCGTTTGCTCGGCTATGAGGTAATGCAACGCTGGTCGCGTACGCGTCCCATCCTTAACTGGCTGGGGAAGGAACGCTCTCAAACCGGCTTGATGCTCATCGTTTTTGCATCCCGATTGGTGCCCTTCATTTCGTTTGATGCCATCAGCTACGCGGCAGGTATTACACCCCTGTCCTTCTGGCGCTTTTTGATCGCCACATTGGCCGGCGTAATCCCCACGGCGTATCTGATCGTCAAGTTCGGCGAAGTGCTAATTACCGCCGACTCCCGTGGTCTCACGATCGCGCTGGTCCTCATCAGTGGCATCACATTGCTGCCGCTGCTGGCGAAACGCCTATGGGCTCGGAAGCCATGACCGATGCAACCTAGTGCTCCAAATCAACTTCCGTAAGCACTAACAATGCTCAGCAGGCACTTACCCGCTACTACCTGTGAGACGTATACGTGAAATCTCGGACATTGCTATTTTTACCCCTATTGGGCTTTTTTGGTTTGAGCTTTTTCTTTTATCAGGGCTTATCAATGGATCCTAGCGCCAGAGATTCCCCCTTGTTAGCTCAGCCGTTTCCGGCCTTCAACCTGACGACGCTGGAAGACCCCTCAAGGGTCGTTGATGAATCTCTTTTTAAAGATAAGGTGACATTGGTCAATGTTTGGGGAGAGTGGTGCCCCACTTGCAAGCATGAAATGCCGCAGTTATTGGACTTAGCCGCGCGAGGCGTCCGCTTGGTTGGCATCAACTACAAGGATACCCAGGCAAAGGGACTCGAGTTTCTTGACGAGTTTGGGAATCCTTTTGAAGTCAATATTTTTGATCCAGAGGGTAACCTAGGTTTTGAGCTAGGTGTTTATGGCGCACCCGAAAGCTATCTGGTCGATACCGAGGGCACTATTCGTTACAAACATACAGGTTACATAACTTCTGAAGATGTTGAGCGAGTCATCCAGGAAGTCGAGAAGTGGAAACGATAAAACGGCTCTTAAGACGCAATAATTTTTGTTGATGACTCCAACAGTAACGATTGATTAAGGAAGATATATGCTGCAATACCCTCAAATCGACCCGATCGCCATCGCCATAGGCCCTCTTCAGATTCACTGGTATGGCTTAATGTATGTAATCGGGCTAGTGGCCGCTTGGTGGTTGGGTCGGCGTCGCGCCCACCGACTCGGCCTAAGCCACGATGATATAGGCGACCTGATCTTCTACGCCGCCATCGGCATCATCGTTGGCGGCCGCCTTGGCTATGCACTGTTTTACGGGCTCGAACAACTGCAAGCCAACCCCCTTTGGTTACTAAAAATCTGGGAAGGAGGCATGAGCTTTCATGGCGGCCTTGCCGGTGTGTTAGTGGCTGCCTGGCTGTTTGCTCGCAAACATCAACTGGCTTTTATTCAACTGACCGACTTCATTGCTCCGTTAGTCCCCATCGGCCTGGGAGCGGGTCGCCTTGGGAACTTCATCAATCACGAGTTACCGGGGAGAGTTAGTGATGTACCTTGGGCAATGGTGTTTCCATCCATGATGGAGCTGGGCCCAGAGCCACGGCATCCTTCGGCTCTCTACGAGTTTGCCCTTGAAGGTGTCGTGTTGTTTGCCGTGCTGTGGTGGCTATCGCGCCGACCACGTCAGCGGGGCCTCATCTCTGGGCTGTTCCTGCTTCTGTATGGAGCCTTCCGTTTCATCGTAGAGTTCGTGCGCCTCCCCGACCCTCAGTTGGGATTCATCGCTTTTGGCTGGTTAACCATGGGGCAGCTACTGACACTACCAATGATCGTCGCGGGCTTTGCTCTGGTCGCTTGGTCCAGAGGTCAGCCAATGGATAAGCCAAAGGCGGCGTTAAACTCATGAAACAAGTCTTCGCTTTTCTAACGGTGGCACTCTTTATAGTCACCCCGGTAGCGGCACGTGAAGAGATGTTTGAGGTTGGTGACAAAAGTTCCCCCTTTAACCGTTCGCCCCAACGTGACTTTCTACCGGCTAAAGAAGCCTTCCGAACCACCGCCTGGCGAGACGATGATCGAGTTTATATCGGCTTCACCGCCGCCGAAAATTACTACCTTCACCGGCATCAGTTCGCGATTGAGAGTCTCTCTCAAGATATCAATTTCGGTGAGTTGGCTTTGCCTCCTGGCGAGCCAATGTCGCACGCGTCTTTAGGGAACATTAACGTTTTCTACGATCAGGTGTTGGTGAGTGCGCCCATCGAGGCGAGCGACACCGTTACCGGGCCGCTGGCCATCATGGTGACCTTTCAGGGCTGTTCCGACCAAGGACTCTGCTATCCACCCGAACAGGTCGAACTCGTATCACCGTACGGTTCGCCTCCGGCGGCCTTCACCATCAGCCCCTCCCGTGATACGGCGGGTAGCTCCAAAGGTGCCCCTTAAATGAATCCCGCCGACATGAGCCTGCCGCCGCTGGCGGCGGCCTTCGTCTTCGGCTTGCTGGGAGGCGCGCACTGTATCGGCATGTGTGGCGGCATCATGAGTGCCCTGACCTTTGCTGTGCCCCCCAGCATGCGACAGCCGAGGCGTTTAGCAGGTCTGTTGCTCGGCTATAATTTAGGTCGTATCAGCAGCTACATGATCGCTGGTGCCTTGGTGGCCCTGCTCGGTTCCGTGCTCAACCATGCACTGGACAGCTTCGCCCTGGTGTTGCGTATCCTGGCGGCGGTCATGTTGATACTAATGGCACTGTATATCGCCAACTGGTGGAAGGGCTTGCTACGTATCGAGGCACTGGGGCGCGTCCTGTGGCGCCGCATCGAACCAATAGGCCGTCGCTTGATGCCTGTTGTAAAAGTACCCCAAGCATTCGCACTTGGCTCGCTATGGGGCTGGATGCCCTGTGGGCTAATCTATTCGATGCTGGCCTGGAGTCTTGCTGTAGCCGAGCCATTGCGTGCCGCCGCGATGATGGGGGCCCTTTGGGCTCGGCACCTTGCCTGCCGTCCTAGCGACCGGAGTGGCAGCGCGCC
Proteins encoded in this window:
- the lgt gene encoding prolipoprotein diacylglyceryl transferase; translation: MLQYPQIDPIAIAIGPLQIHWYGLMYVIGLVAAWWLGRRRAHRLGLSHDDIGDLIFYAAIGIIVGGRLGYALFYGLEQLQANPLWLLKIWEGGMSFHGGLAGVLVAAWLFARKHQLAFIQLTDFIAPLVPIGLGAGRLGNFINHELPGRVSDVPWAMVFPSMMELGPEPRHPSALYEFALEGVVLFAVLWWLSRRPRQRGLISGLFLLLYGAFRFIVEFVRLPDPQLGFIAFGWLTMGQLLTLPMIVAGFALVAWSRGQPMDKPKAALNS
- a CDS encoding TVP38/TMEM64 family protein; this encodes MATKLSVKQKLFLGLSLLMGLASLYWILMETGALSVLTDKQALREWVDGLGVWGPLAIIFMMITAIVMSPIPSGPIAMVAGAIYGPVWGTAYVVIGAEAGALLAFCIARLLGYEVMQRWSRTRPILNWLGKERSQTGLMLIVFASRLVPFISFDAISYAAGITPLSFWRFLIATLAGVIPTAYLIVKFGEVLITADSRGLTIALVLISGITLLPLLAKRLWARKP
- a CDS encoding DsbE family thiol:disulfide interchange protein, which gives rise to MKSRTLLFLPLLGFFGLSFFFYQGLSMDPSARDSPLLAQPFPAFNLTTLEDPSRVVDESLFKDKVTLVNVWGEWCPTCKHEMPQLLDLAARGVRLVGINYKDTQAKGLEFLDEFGNPFEVNIFDPEGNLGFELGVYGAPESYLVDTEGTIRYKHTGYITSEDVERVIQEVEKWKR
- the dsbG gene encoding thiol:disulfide interchange protein DsbG, giving the protein MRHILHSTYYLAAAGLLGLITLPALAQEAGTDANESHQAGIAANTESPLPKTITVLVDQGFTFHGIFEAPDDLQGYALSYDNEPMAAYISSSSDYAVIGTLIDPQGNAVMESQLQALVLEPMLEAAWSAFENTRFISEGNDDASHIVYTLTDPNCPYCNALWKNSRPLIEQGVLQLRHVLVGVLSEDSLRKAAAILEADNPASALETHELEFRNGGIKPVEPSEESQALLRKHAQIMREAGATGTPTSYYRDEAGKVQRINGAVSTDQLREILGVE
- a CDS encoding protein-disulfide reductase DsbD N-terminal domain-containing protein, with protein sequence MKQVFAFLTVALFIVTPVAAREEMFEVGDKSSPFNRSPQRDFLPAKEAFRTTAWRDDDRVYIGFTAAENYYLHRHQFAIESLSQDINFGELALPPGEPMSHASLGNINVFYDQVLVSAPIEASDTVTGPLAIMVTFQGCSDQGLCYPPEQVELVSPYGSPPAAFTISPSRDTAGSSKGAP